The DNA sequence ATCTGTCTCCAAGTCCAGCTTTCTCCCGTGGGAACACCCGAGGAGTGCCTGTCATTGCAAGTCGCGGTTCTTTCCTAGGTGTCACATGTCCTTTCCTTGGGTTGAGTTCTTAGCTTTTTTCTCTCTTGTCACAGGTGCTTCAATGAACCACATAGGCAGTGGCGATGAAGCAGGTGGGGACAAAGCCACTGCCAAGCGGCTCCGCCAAGAGGACACTCACATCTGTGAGAAATGCTGTGCCGAGTTCTTCAGCCTCTCGGAGTTCTTGGAACATAAGAAAAATTGCACTAAGATTTCGCCTGTCCTCATCATGAACGACGGCGAGGGACCAGTGCCTTCAGAGGACTTCTCCAGAGTGGTGCTGAACCACCCGCCACTCAGCCCCAGCAGTAAGGATGGTCACCAGGGGAGCAGTGGCAGTACCAAGGAGAAGCCGGGCGCCGAGCCTGTCCTGTACTTGAAGGCAGAGGCCGCCCTGCCGCCCTCGCCCCAGGACATAAGCTATTTACCCAAAGGCAAAGTGGCCAACACAAACGTGACTCTGCAGGCACTCCGGGGCACCAAGGTGGCGGTGAACCAGCGCAGCGCCGACGCCCCGCCTGCCCCGGTGCCCAGCGCCCACGGCATCCCGTGGGTCCTGGAGCAGATCCTGtgcctgcagcagcagcagctccagcAGCTGCAGCTCACCGAGCAGATCCGCGTGCAGGTGAACATGTGGGCGGCGCACGCCCTGCACTCGGGCGGGACCGACGCCCTGAAGACCCTGGGCAGCCACGTGTCCCAGCAGGTGTCTGCCACGGTGGCTCTGCTCAGCCAGAAGGCCGGAAGCCAAGGCCTGTCTCTGGATGCCTTGAAACAAGCCAAGCTACCTCATGCCAACATCCCTTCCACCGCCGGCTCACTGTCCCCAGGGCTGACCCCCTTTGCCCTGAAGCCAGACGGGTCACGGGTGCTCCCGAATGTCGTGTCTCGGCTCCCGAGCGCTTTGCTACCTCAGGCCCCAGGTTCTGTGCTCTTCCAGAGCCCTTTCTCCGCCATGGCGCTAGACCCAtccaagaaagggaaagggaagccaCCGAACATCTCCGCTGTGGATGTCAAACCCAAAGACGAGGCGGCCCTCTTCAAGCACAAGTGTAAGTACTGTAGCAAGGTTTTTGGGACTGATAGCTCCTTGCAGATCCACCTCCGCTCCCATACTGGAGAGAGACCCTTCGTGTGCTCTGTCTGTGGTCACCGCTTCACCACCAAGGGCAACCTCAAGGTACACTTTCACCGACACCCCCAGGTGAAGGCGAACCCCCAGCTGTTTGCCGAGTTCCAGGACAAAATGGCAGCAGGCAATGGCATCCCCTATGCACTCTCTGTCCCCGTCCCTGTAGATGAATCGAGTCTCTCTTTAGACAGCAAACCTGTCCTTGTAACAGGGACCCCTTGCGTAGGGCTACCTCAAAATCTCTCTCCGGGGACTAACCCCAAGGACCTCTTGGGTGGCCCGCTGCCCGGCGACCTGCAGCCTGGGCCTTCTCCGGAAAGTGAGGGTGGACCCCCACTATCTGGGGTGGGACCCAACCATAATTCCCCAAGGGTTGGTGGCTTCCAGGGGAGTGGGACCCCCGAGCCAGGGTCAGAGACCCTGAAGTTACAGCAGCTGGTGGAAAACATCGACAAGGCCCCCACCGACCCCAACGAATGTCTCATCTGCCACCGAGTCCTCAGCTGCCAGAGCTCTCTCAAGATGCATTACCGCACCCACACCGGGGAGAGGCCTTTCCAGTGCAAGGTCTGTGGCCGGGCTTTTTCTACCAAAGGCAACTTGAAGACGCATCTTGGGGTTCACCGAGCCAACACATCTGTAAAGACCCAGCATTCGTGCCCCATCTGCCAGAAGAAGTTTACCAACGCGGTCATGTTGCAGCAGCACATCCGAATGCACATGGGTGGCCAGATTCCCAACACGCCTCTGCCGGACAGCCCCTGTGACTTTACGGGTTCCGAGCCCATGATGGTCGGGGAGAGTGGCGGCACAGGTGCCTCCTGCCCCGAGGAGGTCGAGAGCATTGATGTAGATGAAGTAACGTCCCAGGATGCCCCCGCTGGCTCCTCCAAGGTCCCTGCACCTCTTCCCAGCACCCACTTGGCATCACCCACCCTGGGGTTCCCTGCGATGGCTTCCCTAGATGCCCCGGTGAAGGTGGGTCCTGCCCCTGGGGGCCTGCAGCACCAGAGCAGCCATGGCTCCGTGGAGAGCGACGGCCTGACCAACGACTCGTCCTCGCTCGTGGGCGACCAGGAGTATCAGAGCCGAAGCCCAGATGCCATGGAAACCCTGTCCTTCCAGGCCGTGTCCCCGGCCAATAGCCCAGCAGAAAGCATCAAGTCCAGGTCTCCCGATGCTGGGGGCAAAGCTGAGAGCTCCGAGAACAGCCGCCCCGAGATGGAAGGTGATAGAGCTTTGGATTTCACTTATGTCCCTTGTGGGCTCAAGGTCATCAAAAAGGAACCTGGGTTGAACTTTGCAAACGGAGTGTGATCTGAAGCAGCTCCTCTGTAGGGCAATTAGCTTTCCTGTACTTCTGGGTAGAGGGACATAATAACCACCTCTGTCCTAGCTGTGAACAGGCTTTTTACTTATAGTGGTTAATGCAAATTGGGTGTGGACAAGCATCAttattgttggtttttattttttgtttttgacccCATGGGGATCTAGGGGTAATCTTAAGCAAATCCCAGTAGCAGTTGGCAAAACTGCTTTTTGGCCACTGAAATGAACTATAGTTTCTTGATTCTGAGGTCTTCCTCCCTAATGGAATGTTCACAAGTCATTTATGAAATGGGGGGGTAATATCTTTTAAGTGTACAAATCATTTTGGGGCACGTATTGATGTCATTAATAGTAAGATAGAGTAACAGGTGCATCATAGAATCAGATAGGTTCTGGGCAGGTTTTAAAGGTAACTCTTGATGCAGAAACTTGAACTTGAGTTACATGTATTCCCATGTTGCCCATTCTTTGATGCAAAACTGAAAACGGTCCATTTTCCAGTCTCTATTCTTTGTGCAGATGAATAATCCAAAGGCATGCTGCTGGTGAGGTGTCATTTCCTGTAAGCCATTTTACAGGATGGTTTAGTGGGCAGTTGTTTTCAAAGCTGTCTTGTTTCTAAGGATGAGTGGGTGTTGGATGATAAAGGTTTGGATTTTCTTCCCCTCACATACTAGGTCGTAGCAGTCTCCCATCAACGTTTATTCGAGCACAGCCCACCTATGTCAAAGTTGAAGTTCCCGGCACATTTGTAGGACCCTCCACCATGTCCCCAGGCATGACACCTTTGTTAGCGGCCCAGCCACGCCGACAGGCCAAGCAACATGGCTGCACGCGGTGTGGGAAGAACTTCTCATCCGCCAGTGCCCTTCAGATTCACGAACGCacgcacactggagagaagcctttcGTGTGCAACATATGTGGGCGAGCTTTCACCACCAAAGGCAACCTGAAGGTGGGTTTCGCTGCGCTTTTTGGCAGGGTGATTTATCAGTGTGTTTCGTGATCAATTCCACTTTAggaattttatgtgtgtgtgtgtgtgtgtgtgtgtgtgtgtggtactggggatggaatccagggccttacacatgctagacaaacgctctaccactgagctacatccccagccccaataaattCCATTCAAGACAAGGGAggtgctgggggtgtagctcagtggtagagcgcttggcttagcatgtgtaaggccctgggttccattcccagtactgcaaaaaaaaaaaaaaaaaaaaaaaggcaaggggaTATATAATCACATCTCTATAAGTGATGgctcttgaaatttttttttttttttttggtaccaggggttgaactcaggggtacttgacccctgcgccacatccccatccctattttgtattttactgagttgcttagccccttacttttgctaaggctggctttgaaatcgtgATTCTCCTTTCTTAgtctcccgagcctctgggattataggtatgtgccactgtgcctggctctaattttcttttaatagttaaAGGCTgggctttggctcagtggtacagcacttgatGGGACATCGAGCaggcatgaggctctgggtttgatccccagtgcagcaaaaaaaaaaaaaaaaaaaaaaaaacgctaaGTAGATCCAATATGAGTATTATATAGATGCATGTCCGGAAGCACTGGAGTTTAAAACAAACAGTGGCCTCCAGGTTAATAGCCGTGCAGCCGGGTCCTTCCAGAGAGTGGTCTGGGCTATTACTGCTGTTAGGAGGAGCTGCCCCTGTGAAGGGTGAAAGTGTCCTGCAGATGGAAGAGGGCTCTGGGGTTTTCCACCTGGCCCCACCTCTGGTTTTCTGTATAGCCCTGAGCAATGTGCATCCCTCTGAATCTTTCTTTCCCATCTCACAAGTAGATGGGTTCATTTCCTTATggttaaaataaaagtcaaaacttCATCTTAAAGTTGACCTAAAAGGCGTTctctattttaattatgtaaatctAGTTGGTGAAAGCTTTGTGGTAGGAATATGTAGTGGCAGCCTCTTGTGACACCTAGAACTATAAGGATTCATCAGTGCATAAGCCCCTGGCTTGTTTGGGCAGGTGGCTTG is a window from the Urocitellus parryii isolate mUroPar1 chromosome 6, mUroPar1.hap1, whole genome shotgun sequence genome containing:
- the Sall4 gene encoding sal-like protein 4 isoform X2; this translates as MSRRKQAKPQHINSEEDQGEQPRPQPTPEFADAAPAAPAAGEPGASMNHIGSGDEAGGDKATAKRLRQEDTHICEKCCAEFFSLSEFLEHKKNCTKISPVLIMNDGEGPVPSEDFSRVVLNHPPLSPSSKDGHQGSSGSTKEKPGAEPVLYLKAEAALPPSPQDISYLPKGKVANTNVTLQALRGTKVAVNQRSADAPPAPVPSAHGIPWVLEQILCLQQQQLQQLQLTEQIRVQVNMWAAHALHSGGTDALKTLGSHVSQQVSATVALLSQKAGSQGLSLDALKQAKLPHANIPSTAGSLSPGLTPFALKPDGSRVLPNVVSRLPSALLPQAPGSVLFQSPFSAMALDPSKKGKGKPPNISAVDVKPKDEAALFKHKCRSSLPSTFIRAQPTYVKVEVPGTFVGPSTMSPGMTPLLAAQPRRQAKQHGCTRCGKNFSSASALQIHERTHTGEKPFVCNICGRAFTTKGNLKVHYMTHGANNNSARRGRKLAIENTMALLGTDGKRVSEIFPKEILAPSVRVDPVPVVWNQYTSVLNGGLAVKNNEISVIQSGGIPALPVSLGASSGASNATVSKMDSQSGGSAEVEKPGVADSVAKHQFPHFLEENKIAVS
- the Sall4 gene encoding sal-like protein 4 isoform X1; this encodes MSRRKQAKPQHINSEEDQGEQPRPQPTPEFADAAPAAPAAGEPGASMNHIGSGDEAGGDKATAKRLRQEDTHICEKCCAEFFSLSEFLEHKKNCTKISPVLIMNDGEGPVPSEDFSRVVLNHPPLSPSSKDGHQGSSGSTKEKPGAEPVLYLKAEAALPPSPQDISYLPKGKVANTNVTLQALRGTKVAVNQRSADAPPAPVPSAHGIPWVLEQILCLQQQQLQQLQLTEQIRVQVNMWAAHALHSGGTDALKTLGSHVSQQVSATVALLSQKAGSQGLSLDALKQAKLPHANIPSTAGSLSPGLTPFALKPDGSRVLPNVVSRLPSALLPQAPGSVLFQSPFSAMALDPSKKGKGKPPNISAVDVKPKDEAALFKHKCKYCSKVFGTDSSLQIHLRSHTGERPFVCSVCGHRFTTKGNLKVHFHRHPQVKANPQLFAEFQDKMAAGNGIPYALSVPVPVDESSLSLDSKPVLVTGTPCVGLPQNLSPGTNPKDLLGGPLPGDLQPGPSPESEGGPPLSGVGPNHNSPRVGGFQGSGTPEPGSETLKLQQLVENIDKAPTDPNECLICHRVLSCQSSLKMHYRTHTGERPFQCKVCGRAFSTKGNLKTHLGVHRANTSVKTQHSCPICQKKFTNAVMLQQHIRMHMGGQIPNTPLPDSPCDFTGSEPMMVGESGGTGASCPEEVESIDVDEVTSQDAPAGSSKVPAPLPSTHLASPTLGFPAMASLDAPVKVGPAPGGLQHQSSHGSVESDGLTNDSSSLVGDQEYQSRSPDAMETLSFQAVSPANSPAESIKSRSPDAGGKAESSENSRPEMEGRSSLPSTFIRAQPTYVKVEVPGTFVGPSTMSPGMTPLLAAQPRRQAKQHGCTRCGKNFSSASALQIHERTHTGEKPFVCNICGRAFTTKGNLKVHYMTHGANNNSARRGRKLAIENTMALLGTDGKRVSEIFPKEILAPSVRVDPVPVVWNQYTSVLNGGLAVKNNEISVIQSGGIPALPVSLGASSGASNATVSKMDSQSGGSAEVEKPGVADSVAKHQFPHFLEENKIAVS
- the Sall4 gene encoding sal-like protein 4 isoform X3 — encoded protein: MSRRKQAKPQHINSEEDQGEQPRPQPTPEFADAAPAAPAAGEPGASMNHIGSGDEAGGDKATAKRLRQEDTHICEKCCAEFFSLSEFLEHKKNCTKISPVLIMNDGEGPVPSEDFSRVVLNHPPLSPSSKDGHQGSSGSTKEKPGAEPVLYLKAEAALPPSPQDISYLPKGKVANTNVTLQALRGTKVAVNQRSADAPPAPVPSAHGIPWVLEQILCLQQQQLQQLQLTEQIRVQVNMWAAHALHSGGTDALKTLGSHVSQQVSATVALLSQKAGSQGLSLDALKQAKLPHANIPSTAGSLSPGLTPFALKPDGSRVLPNVVSRLPSALLPQAPGSVLFQSPFSAMALDPSKKGKGKPPNISAVDVKPKDEAVLGRSSLPSTFIRAQPTYVKVEVPGTFVGPSTMSPGMTPLLAAQPRRQAKQHGCTRCGKNFSSASALQIHERTHTGEKPFVCNICGRAFTTKGNLKVHYMTHGANNNSARRGRKLAIENTMALLGTDGKRVSEIFPKEILAPSVRVDPVPVVWNQYTSVLNGGLAVKNNEISVIQSGGIPALPVSLGASSGASNATVSKMDSQSGGSAEVEKPGVADSVAKHQFPHFLEENKIAVS